In Streptomyces sp. NBC_01408, one DNA window encodes the following:
- a CDS encoding TetR/AcrR family transcriptional regulator, with product MAMDRDQVLRDAAALLSRKSTATMDEVARAAGIGRATLHRHFAGRDALVRALEELGIREFEVAFDNARLEEGTAVEALKRLVAEAEPNAPLLAFLVTENQLFEGDQVHEGWSRLDARVGALFRRGQNEGDIRIDLSPAWLTEALYGLIGTCAWAVMDGRVAAKDFQYMITELLLGGARRSVE from the coding sequence ATGGCCATGGATCGTGACCAGGTGCTCCGCGACGCGGCGGCCCTGCTCTCCCGCAAATCGACCGCCACGATGGACGAGGTCGCCCGCGCCGCCGGCATCGGCCGCGCGACCCTCCACCGGCACTTCGCCGGGCGCGACGCCCTCGTACGGGCCCTCGAAGAACTCGGCATCCGCGAGTTCGAGGTGGCCTTCGACAACGCCCGGCTCGAAGAGGGCACGGCGGTCGAGGCGCTGAAGCGGCTTGTCGCCGAGGCGGAGCCGAACGCCCCGCTGCTGGCCTTCCTCGTCACCGAGAACCAGCTCTTCGAGGGCGACCAGGTCCACGAGGGCTGGTCCCGGCTCGACGCCCGGGTCGGCGCGCTCTTCCGGCGCGGCCAGAACGAGGGCGACATCCGGATCGACCTGAGCCCCGCCTGGCTCACCGAGGCCCTCTACGGCCTCATCGGCACCTGCGCCTGGGCCGTCATGGACGGCCGGGTCGCCGCCAAGGACTTCCAGTACATGATCACCGAGCTGCTGCTCGGTGGCGCAAGACGGAGCGTGGAGTGA
- a CDS encoding MFS transporter, with the protein MSRTEELNRLKATEAKSPGRWLALSVLVLAVLLVAVDATVLGLATPALSEDLKPSGTQLLWIGDIYSFVIAGLLVSMGSLGDRIGRKKLLLVGATAFGAVSVLNAYATSPEMMIVARALLGVAGATLMPSTLALIRNIFHDAKERSLAIGIWGATASAGAAVGPVVGGALLQHFWWGSVFLINLPVMAALVLVGIKLLPESKNPVAGPWDLFSVALSLVGVIGVVYAVKEVATHGLTWGVWAAAVLGGGCLYAFVRRQFSLPSPLLDMRLFKHRGFSGAVLADLLTVFGLSGLVFFLSQFLQLVQGRDPLEAGLAELPAAIGAVVTGLVAGRYARRYSVRSVVAGGLAAIGLALAVLTLIHKETAYPLLGASLLIVGLGAGFSFTVTADVILSSVPKEQAGSASAVSETAYELGAALGIALLGSVVTGVYQGFTAPASVPAPVADAAHESLGGAVEAAKALDPHTAGQMVGAAQEAFVDGLRLASGVGAAVLLATAAAAWFLLRGQRLQDGIEH; encoded by the coding sequence ATGAGCCGTACCGAAGAGCTGAACCGGCTGAAGGCGACGGAGGCCAAGAGCCCCGGGCGCTGGCTGGCGCTCTCCGTGCTCGTCCTGGCCGTTCTGCTGGTCGCGGTGGACGCCACCGTGCTCGGTCTCGCCACCCCGGCCCTCAGCGAGGACCTCAAACCGTCCGGCACCCAGCTGCTGTGGATCGGCGACATCTACTCCTTCGTCATCGCCGGCCTGCTCGTCTCCATGGGCTCCCTCGGCGACCGCATCGGCCGCAAGAAGCTGCTCCTCGTCGGCGCCACCGCGTTCGGCGCCGTCTCGGTCCTGAACGCCTACGCGACCAGCCCCGAGATGATGATCGTCGCCCGGGCCCTGCTCGGCGTGGCCGGCGCGACCCTGATGCCGTCCACCCTCGCGCTGATCCGAAACATCTTCCACGACGCCAAGGAGCGCAGCCTCGCCATCGGCATCTGGGGCGCCACCGCCTCGGCCGGCGCGGCCGTCGGACCCGTCGTCGGCGGAGCCCTGCTCCAGCACTTCTGGTGGGGTTCGGTCTTCCTCATCAACCTGCCCGTCATGGCCGCGCTGGTCCTCGTCGGCATCAAGCTGCTGCCCGAGTCCAAGAACCCCGTCGCTGGCCCCTGGGACCTGTTCAGCGTCGCCCTCTCCCTGGTCGGCGTCATCGGTGTGGTCTACGCCGTCAAGGAAGTCGCCACCCACGGCCTGACCTGGGGCGTCTGGGCCGCAGCCGTACTCGGCGGGGGATGCCTGTACGCCTTCGTCCGCCGCCAGTTCAGCCTGCCGTCCCCGCTGCTCGACATGCGGCTCTTCAAGCACCGCGGCTTCTCCGGCGCGGTCCTCGCCGACCTGCTCACCGTCTTCGGCCTCTCCGGGCTGGTCTTCTTCCTCTCCCAGTTCCTCCAGCTCGTCCAGGGCCGCGATCCTCTGGAGGCCGGCCTGGCCGAACTGCCCGCCGCCATCGGCGCGGTGGTCACCGGACTCGTCGCGGGCCGGTACGCCCGCAGGTACTCCGTGCGGTCGGTCGTCGCCGGCGGCCTCGCCGCCATCGGCCTGGCCCTGGCCGTGCTCACCCTGATCCACAAGGAGACCGCCTACCCGCTGCTCGGCGCCTCCCTGCTCATCGTCGGCCTCGGCGCCGGGTTCTCCTTCACCGTCACCGCCGACGTGATCCTCTCCAGCGTCCCCAAGGAGCAGGCCGGTTCGGCCTCGGCCGTCTCCGAGACGGCGTACGAACTCGGCGCCGCCCTCGGCATCGCCCTGCTCGGCTCCGTCGTCACCGGCGTCTACCAGGGCTTCACCGCCCCCGCCTCGGTCCCCGCGCCCGTCGCGGACGCCGCGCACGAATCCCTCGGCGGGGCCGTGGAGGCCGCCAAGGCGCTGGATCCGCACACCGCCGGGCAGATGGTGGGCGCGGCCCAGGAGGCCTTCGTGGACGGGCTGCGGCTGGCCTCCGGCGTCGGTGCGGCCGTCCTGCTGGCCACCGCCGCGGCCGCCTGGTTCCTGCTCAGGGGACAGCGGCTCCAGGACGGCATCGAGCACTGA